In Lepus europaeus isolate LE1 chromosome 8, mLepTim1.pri, whole genome shotgun sequence, a single genomic region encodes these proteins:
- the LOC133765776 gene encoding LOW QUALITY PROTEIN: endonuclease 8-like 2 (The sequence of the model RefSeq protein was modified relative to this genomic sequence to represent the inferred CDS: inserted 2 bases in 1 codon) produces the protein MALALPQPCMSVVTPVHGKGTQWAASSLCAAACPPPQKYLREARPCAQGPEGPLVRKFHQLVSPFGGQQVVQTAGRSKKLHPRDLQSLWLQDTQVHGKKLFIRFDPDEELETRGNDPLPEPLPTSQLRLFGSIWVNQFSRVKKANKSGDWRDPVLRLVLYFGGGSFLVFYNCQMSWSSSLVVRPTSDILSEKFHGGQALEALAWAHPVCYTLLDQRYFSGLGNIKNKVLYRARVHLLSLELLLSPLHLEAPMDRMVEFSTIWLQXQAPGQTAAHQIYQKEQCPAGHRIMKQEFGPPGGFQRLTWWCPRCQPWLPPEGTHQHLVTLGPSSWNFLSGDMSECLERRVWQGWEWERGGRGVSVFLMFIPQTCV, from the exons atggCTCTCGCgcttccccagccctgcatgTCAGTGGTGACCCCTGTGCATGGAAAGGGAACGCAGTGGGCAGCCAGTTCGCTTTGTGCTGCTGCTTGTCCCCCTCCACAGAAATACCTAAGAGAAGCACGTCCATGTGCCCAAGGGCCAGAAGGGCCATTGGTGAGGAAATTTCACCAACTGGTGTCCCcctttgggggccagcaggtggtcCAGACAGCGGGCAGAAGCAAGAAGCTACACCCACGTGACCTTCAGTCTCTGTGGCTCCAAGACACCCAGGTCCATGGAAAGAAATTATTCATTAGATTTGATCCAGATGAAGAACTGGAGACCCGTGGAAATGACCCACTTCCAGAACCTCTTC CCACAAGTCAGCTCCGTCTGTTTGGCAGCATTTGGGTGAACCAGTTCTCCAGAGTGAAGAAAGCCAACAAGAGCGGTGACTGGAGGGACCCTGTGCTCAGGCTGGTCCTTTATTTTGGCGGTGGCAGCTTTCTGGTGTTTTATAATTGTCAGATGTCTTGGAGCTCTTCCCTAGTGGTCAGACCCACCTCTGACATTCTGTCTGAAAAGTTCCATGGAGGACAAGCCTTGgaagctttggcctgggcccatCCTGTCTGCTATACATTGTTGGACCAGAGATACTTCTCAGGGTTAGGAAACATTAAGAACAAAGTCTTGTACAGAGCCAGGGTCCATCTGCTCTCCCTCGAGTTGCTCCTGAGTCCTTTGCATTTGGAGGCCCCCATGGACCGCATGGTGGAGTTCAGTACAATCTGGCTACA GCAAGCTCCAGGGCAGACAGCAGCACACCAGATCTACCAGAAGGAACAGTGCCCTGCTGGGCACCGGATCATGAAGCAGGAGTTTGGGCCCCCGGGTGGGTTTCAGAGACTGACTTGGTGGTgcccacggtgccagccctggcttccacctgaggGGACACATCAGCACCTAGTCACCTTGGGCCCTTCCTCCTGGAACTTTCTCTCTGGGGACATGTCTGAGTGTCTGGAGAGGAGAGTGTGGCAGggttgggagtgggagaggggaggtagAGGGGTGTCAGTTTTCTTGATGTTCATCCCACAGACGTGTGTCTAA